A window from Manis javanica isolate MJ-LG chromosome 10, MJ_LKY, whole genome shotgun sequence encodes these proteins:
- the IL22 gene encoding interleukin-22 produces MAALQKTVSSSFMGPLAASCLLLIALWVQGGAAVPISSHCSLDKSNFQQPYITNRTFMLANEASLADNNTDVRLIGEKLFSRVNMRERCYLMKQVLNFTLEEVLLPQSDRFQPLMQEVVPFLARLSNKLRHCHIAGDDQHIKRNVQKLKDTVKKLGESGEIKAIGELDLLFMALRNYCI; encoded by the exons ATGGCCGCCCTGCAGAAAACTGTGAGCTCTTCCTTTATGGGGCCTCTGGCTGCCAGCTGCTTGCTTCTCATTGCCCTCTGGGTACAGGGTGGAGCAGCTGTGCCCATCAGTTCTCACTGTAGTCTTGACAAGTCCAACTTCCAGCAACCTTATATCACGAACCGCACCTTCATGCTGGCTAACGAG GCTAGTTTGGCAGATAACAACACAGATGTCCGTCTCATTGGGGAGAAACTGTTCAGCAGAGTCAAT ATGAGAGAGCGCTGTTATCTGATGAAGCAGGTGCTCAACTTTACCCTTGAAGAAGTGCTGCTCCCCCAGTCTGACAGATTCCAGCCCCTGATGCAGGAGGTGGTGCCTTTCCTGGCCAGGCTCAGCAACAAGCTCAGGCATTGT CATATTGCCGGTGATGATCAGCATATAAAGAGAAATGTGCAAAAGCTGAAGGACACAGTGAAGAAG CTTGGAGAGAGTGGAGAGATCAAAGCAATTGGAGAACTGGATTTGCTCTTTATGGCCTTGAGAAATTACTGCATTTGA